Sequence from the Segatella copri genome:
ACGTTTTCGGGTATTAGCCTACATGGTCCATCGAAACAGGCTGCGTTGAGCATCGCAAGTACTTGCGTTAGCCAACTCAAGTACTTGCGTTAGTCAACGAAGCTATCTGCGTCTGCTTCCTGAGTCGTCTCCGATAGCTTCCTGAGTCGTCTCCGATAGCTAATGGAATCGTCATCGATAGCTTGTTGAGTCGTCTCCGTTAATTTAACGAATCGTCTCCGATAGCCTACGGAACCACTTGAGTAAGCTGAACCAAACACTTGACCTCACTGATTCAAGCACTTGACCTCATTAACACAAGTACATCATGACACGCTCTTAATAGTCTGTAGTGATCTATATGACTCCCTTTATCTGAAATAGAAAAGAGTTAGTTAAGACGTAGAAAATAGCAGAAAAGTGTGAAATTCCGTTCATGTAATAGCAATTATGTTACAATGAACGGATTTTTTTATTCGATGAAATGATTTTTTAAGCCGCTGTTCAGACCTTTATGTACTTTTGCACCAGAAATCAAAACAATAATGCTAACAAAATTAAACGAATAAAGTTATGAACAACTTTTTGAATGGAAAGAGCGCAGCTATGATGCTTGCACTTTCATTGGTAAATGTTACAGCAGCTTTTGCACAGGATGATAATTCAAGTGCTAAGGAAGAGGGTAATCGTAATGTGATGCTCAATGCAGCCAGTGCGAATGGTCCTCGTGAGATTCAGATTGGTTTGCCTTCTGCCGATGTCAACGTTTTGGAGAATGGTTTGCCTGTTACTTACGCTACCAATCCTCATTCTGTCAATACTATCTGGCGTGGTGATGCAAGTTTGAGCCATCAGGGTTTGCTCAAGATTGCCGAGACTGCCATCACTACCGGTAATATCGGTTATGCCGTGAACTCTTTCACCCAGAAGGGACAGAAGGGATTCAATGGTACGCTGAACTATAAGAGCAATCACTTCGGATTGCAGGAATTCTCTCTGAATATGAATGGTGATTTGGGTAAGGACTGGTACTACAGCTTTAATATGTATCAGGATTTCGACCCGGGAACCTTCAAGATCAAGTCAACTCCTTATCAGGATCGTACTCAGATTTACAAGGCGCTCCTTACCAAGAAGTATAACGGCAACCGTGGTGAATTTACCGCTATGTATAAGTATGCCAACAGTCATAATGTATATAACTATGCCACCCAGAGTGCTCCATTCATTTATGTAGGTGATGGAAGCGTGAAGGAGTATGGCAACTTCAAGCTCGGAACCACCTCTTATCTTCCTGTAGATAATGATATGACCTATCGTGATATGCGTACTGGTGAGTTGAAGCAGACTTCTCTCTATGATGCCTGTCTGAACAAGGCAAGCGAGGTAACCCTGATGAACAACTATCGTTTTGACAACGGTTTAAACTGGAAGGCTACCTTGAAGTACGATCACTCACGTGGTGCGATGGTTTACCAGTCTCCAATGTCTATCATCGATTTGAAGAGTGCTGCCAATCAGGGCGTATATAATTATAAGTATCGCGATATCGACGGACAGACCAAGGCTTACAACGGTCAGTACATCCAGACCCGTATGTCATGTCTCAATGCCGGTAAGATTGATGAGGCTCTCTTCACCACCGAGCTTAGCAAGAAATTCAGTACTTCCACCTTCCGTCTTGGCGTGAATGAGTGGTTCTACCATATCGATTATTGCTCAAATACAACCATGTATGATCAGAGCGTACCTGCAGATGGAAGCTATGCCTTGCGAGTTTGGGATGCAAAACAGCGCGACAGCTACTTCTACGATTTCAACAAGAACGCCTCTGAGTATTACAAGGGAAGCGAAAACAAGCTGGCTCTCTACTTCACCCACGATTGGGACATCACCAAGAAGTTCAATCTCTACTATGGTGCCCGTCTGGAGTGGCAGAAGCTGAAGGGTGAAAACGCAGCAGTGAAGAATGCGCAGGGGGATTACGTTGGTCGTTTCACTGATTACCATCTCGGTGCTAAGGCAGCAGATGGAACCGTGATTGCTCCGACAGACTTGAGTTACAACTGGCTCAACTACGATTTCTCTGTAGCAGCAACTTATAAGTTGACCGATAATTTCGGCTTCACTGGCGATTTCACTTACATCGTGCAGCATCCAAAGTTTGAGGCTTTTGCCCCAGCTACATTGCCGAATACGGATAAGATTTCTGTGCCACTCGGTCGTGCAGGTATCTACTACAATAACTCATGGTTGAGTTTGACATCGTTGTTCTCTTACATCTCAAAGACCAACAACAACTCAACTCTGAATTTGCAGCATGGCAGTGAGATCAAGGCAGCTCCTTTGACTTACGATATCCAGACATGGGGATGGACAACCGACGCTGTGGCTCATCCATTCAAGGGATTCGATTTCCACTTCCTCTTCACTTATCAGAAGCCAACTTACAAGAAGTATGAAACCAGCATCACCTTCAGCGATGGCTATGTTGGCAAAATCAACGCCACTGGCAATATCGTAGCAGAGATTCCTCAGATTCTCATCGAGTTGGACCCAAGCTACATGATTACTAAGGATATCAAGCTCTGGACCAGCTTCCGTTACTTCAGTAAGACCTACGCCAACATCAACGAGGCATATTATTTCAATGGTCACTGGGAGACTTTCGGAGGTTTGAACTGGCAGGCAACCAAGCGTCTGGCTCTCGGCTGCACTGTAGTCAACTTCCTCAACCAGACTGGTGCCAAGGGTAGTATCGCAGGTGCCGAGCTGATTACCAAGGATGAGGCTAAGGGAATCAAGAATCAGATTATGACGGGAAGTTATCTCCGTCCATTCACTGTAGAATTCACAGCATCGCTTAAGTTCTAAGCGATATAAATATCAATAAACATCATCGACAGCTCCTATATATAATATAATGTATAGGGCTGTCGGTAATAAGACAAACAATAATACGTTATAGATATAAACAATAACAATTAACAATAATAGTACAATGAGAACAAACAAAATGCTGAAGGCTGCCTGCCTCATGTTGATGGCATCAGCTACCACTTCTGCCTTTGCACAGAAGATGAACATCGAACACAAGGGTGATACTACTATCATCAAGGTGGAGAATCCTACCAAGTATCTTCTTCTCCCTATCCAGGAAGAGAAGGATGAGGCTCAGGTTTTGCTCGATACAGGTTCTAAGGATGATACCTGGATGGACGTTCGCCTGGCTCAGAATGGTTCTGATTACTATGTGCCTTTTGCTTTGGGCAAGGGTAAGACTGCTACAGTCAAGATTCTTGGTCTGAAGAAGGATGCTTTGGCACTCAACTTGCTCAAGCTCAGCGATACATTCGACACCACCAATACCGATTACTATCGCCCATCTTATCACTTCACTCCGCTCTATGGTTGGATGAACGACCCTAACGGAATGGTGTATAAGGATGGTGAGTATCATCTCTATTTCCAGTATAACCCATACGGAAGTAAGTGGGGCAATATGCACTGGGGCCATGCTGTAAGCAAGGACCTGGTTCATTGGGAGCATCTCGACCCAGCCATCGCTCGCGACCCTGTAGGTCATATCTTCTCTGGTAGTTCGGTTGTGGATAAGAAGAATACCGCCGGCTTTGGTAAGGATGCCATCATCGCTATCTATACCAACAACAGTGTGAACCACGATGAAGTACAGTGCATCGCCTACAGTAACGATAATGGTCGTACCTTTACCAAGTACGAGGGCAACCCTGTGTTGACTCCATTCGATGGCTTGAAGGACTTCCGCGACCCTAAGGTGTTCTGGTATGAGAAGGGAAAATGCTGGTATATGATTGTTTCTGCTGATAAGGAGACCCGCTTCTACAAGTCAAAGAATCTCAAGAAATGGACTTACGTGAGTGCCTTCGGTAAGGGCATGGGACAGCAGCCATGCCAGTATGAGTGCCCAGACTTCTTCCAGTTGCCTGTAAACGGTGATAAGAAGAAGATGAAGTGGGTGATGACCAT
This genomic interval carries:
- a CDS encoding TonB-dependent receptor; its protein translation is MMLALSLVNVTAAFAQDDNSSAKEEGNRNVMLNAASANGPREIQIGLPSADVNVLENGLPVTYATNPHSVNTIWRGDASLSHQGLLKIAETAITTGNIGYAVNSFTQKGQKGFNGTLNYKSNHFGLQEFSLNMNGDLGKDWYYSFNMYQDFDPGTFKIKSTPYQDRTQIYKALLTKKYNGNRGEFTAMYKYANSHNVYNYATQSAPFIYVGDGSVKEYGNFKLGTTSYLPVDNDMTYRDMRTGELKQTSLYDACLNKASEVTLMNNYRFDNGLNWKATLKYDHSRGAMVYQSPMSIIDLKSAANQGVYNYKYRDIDGQTKAYNGQYIQTRMSCLNAGKIDEALFTTELSKKFSTSTFRLGVNEWFYHIDYCSNTTMYDQSVPADGSYALRVWDAKQRDSYFYDFNKNASEYYKGSENKLALYFTHDWDITKKFNLYYGARLEWQKLKGENAAVKNAQGDYVGRFTDYHLGAKAADGTVIAPTDLSYNWLNYDFSVAATYKLTDNFGFTGDFTYIVQHPKFEAFAPATLPNTDKISVPLGRAGIYYNNSWLSLTSLFSYISKTNNNSTLNLQHGSEIKAAPLTYDIQTWGWTTDAVAHPFKGFDFHFLFTYQKPTYKKYETSITFSDGYVGKINATGNIVAEIPQILIELDPSYMITKDIKLWTSFRYFSKTYANINEAYYFNGHWETFGGLNWQATKRLALGCTVVNFLNQTGAKGSIAGAELITKDEAKGIKNQIMTGSYLRPFTVEFTASLKF
- a CDS encoding GH32 C-terminal domain-containing protein, whose amino-acid sequence is MRTNKMLKAACLMLMASATTSAFAQKMNIEHKGDTTIIKVENPTKYLLLPIQEEKDEAQVLLDTGSKDDTWMDVRLAQNGSDYYVPFALGKGKTATVKILGLKKDALALNLLKLSDTFDTTNTDYYRPSYHFTPLYGWMNDPNGMVYKDGEYHLYFQYNPYGSKWGNMHWGHAVSKDLVHWEHLDPAIARDPVGHIFSGSSVVDKKNTAGFGKDAIIAIYTNNSVNHDEVQCIAYSNDNGRTFTKYEGNPVLTPFDGLKDFRDPKVFWYEKGKCWYMIVSADKETRFYKSKNLKKWTYVSAFGKGMGQQPCQYECPDFFQLPVNGDKKKMKWVMTMNINPGCWFGGSATEYFVGDFDGKKFTCPDANEVKWLDRGKDHYATVTFSNTGDRVLGITWMSNWQYANLTPFKQNRGANGLPRELKLYEKNGKYYISEDVAPEVYALRKDTKNVADASVSDEKMLAGVAANMNGAFEIETDVTPDANGIAGIEISNNKRERTLIYFDMKQGKVVMDRTESGLTDFGKQAVPHDIELAWDKQLAAEGKQPARITNSINYKNDFALATWAPLSLCEDGKKTYHVDIFVDKSSVELFVDGGRIAMTNLVFPVAPYENVKLYTQDGKAEFKNLKVHKLGL